The genomic window CGTCCTCACGATCCTCCTTTCGAGACTCTGCCCGCAATGTCCGTGGCGGTGGTGCGGAGTTTCCGCTGAATGCCTTTGAGCCTGCTTTCGCAGAACTTTCAGACGCTATGGCTGATCTTGAGGCCAACATGATGCATTTTCAACTTATGCACGAAAGTCTTGCTCGCTTCAGCGAGTCGTTTGCTAGTTTTCTCTATGGGCTCAACATGAATGCGTTTTGTGTCGACTTCCCAGAGGTATATTTCGATCCTGCAATATGGAACCTACTTTGCAAAAGTCTGCATGGTTTTCTAACTTGGTATTTATGAATCAGGGACCCATTGCTGAATCATTTGCACGAGACCGCCATGAAGAAACTTCGGCTGAGGGCACCACCCGCCTGGAGACTGATGTTGAAGCCACCTTTATGTACGTATGCCCGAACCACTTTTCTTACAACATTTTCTTGTTTTATGTTTATCGGTGCTGAGCTCCCTCATTCAGGACTACGGACACCTCTTTTGTCGATAACCCACCCACTACAACGAAAAAATATGCCAAGCCCGGAGCCGTCGAAACTCGTCAATCCCGTCTGCCTTTTGCACGTGGTACAAATACGAGAGGGAGGGCAAATACTCGAGATAGGGCTCGATCAAGTGGCCTCGCAAGAggtcgcggtcgcggtcgAGGCATAAAATAGTTTGATGCACAATCATATGGGCCAGAGCCTAACCATGCCTAGCACCTCTTGTAAGGAGATTCACGTCCATATTCAAGAACAAACGACGGCAGGGATACACATAGGAAGGGCATTCTCGGCAGATAATCGATCTGAATGTCGTCGCCCGCTGCTTCATGTGGCCATTTCCATGTCTCCGGAGGCATCATGTTCAACGTTGTCATGCCGATTATCGATTTGCGACTCTGCATCGAGCCCTGGCATTCTTTGGGGTTCTGGACTGGGCTCTTCGCGCAGCTGTTTGACTCTATGGCAGGACACTTAGTTCATCGGGTAACGCATGTGAAACAAGGTATGCAGGTCACGTACCTGCGCTTGTGCGGTTTGCCGCGCCTGTGAGAATTCAGAGTACTCTCTCGGTCAAACCACTTGGCGCATTCAATACAATAGTGCCTGCCGAGACCTGGAAGGTCCTCAGCCGCTTTGGTATCTTTGAATTGCGCCAGATGTCTTGATGATAACAAATCTGCCTTGATTTGATCTACATCTCTTCATTGCTGTTAGCCGGAACCCCAACCGTGGGCCACATCGCCAGAGTATCGTACCTGgttttcctcctcgtct from Metarhizium brunneum chromosome 2, complete sequence includes these protein-coding regions:
- the bud20 gene encoding Zinc finger protein bud20 codes for the protein MGVGNKRTITKTRRKTRDVDQIKADLLSSRHLAQFKDTKAAEDLPGLGRHYCIECAKWFDRESTLNSHRRGKPHKRRVKQLREEPSPEPQRMPGLDAESQIDNRHDNVEHDASGDMEMAT
- the DAM1 gene encoding DASH complex subunit DAM1 produces the protein MGMSDGIDEANGCTAMSRKRSNSRARNSRPTTPLRPSSRSSFRDSARNVRGGGAEFPLNAFEPAFAELSDAMADLEANMMHFQLMHESLARFSESFASFLYGLNMNAFCVDFPEGPIAESFARDRHEETSAEGTTRLETDVEATFMYVCPNHFSYNIFLFYVYRC